Genomic segment of Pseudobacteroides sp.:
TATTAAACGTTTTTGTGGGCTAATTTTAAAATAGGCTCCATAGAAGAAATGGACCGGCATTGCCCCTAATCAGGCATTTACCGATCCATTTGTTTTGAAATAATTTATATTTTAGGCTTTTTATTTTGATTAAACTCAATCTTTAATATGTATAGTTAAACTTTAATGAAAGCCTTACAACGTCTGCCATATTAACTGTTCCATCATTGTTTATATCACATTTCTTATTGTAATTTGGTGAAGTAGAAGTTGCATTAAAGCTTCCTGCTATAAGAACAACATCTGCCATGTTAACTGCCCTGTCTCCATTGATATCTTCAGGAACTGTAACAACTACAGGTGTGCTGGTAGGGCCTGGTGTGATTACCTTAGGAGTTGACGAGCTGCCTGAAAGTATTATTCCCGGTTGGATTATATCATAGTAGGTTGTCTGCTCTGCATTATAGTTAAAAAGAGCTGTTCCTAGAAAGCCATTTGGCAAAATGTTTGTGTTCTTAAAATAAATTTCAGTTGGAATTGATCTTAAAACTCTGAATTTTATTTCTGCAATAGAACCTGTTGTTTCAATGCTTCCTGAGTTTCTGTAGGAAGGTAGCTGGAGATATGATCTACCAAAGCTTAATATACCAATATCCAAATCATGGAAAACTATATCAACAGGGCTAAATTTTGTATTTGCCAATAAAGTACCTGGCTCAACAGCTGTCAAATTCTGGTATGGCAAAAGATCAGCACCGAATGGAATGACAGGCTTCAAAACAGTTGGATCAAATTTTATATTTGCCTGATAACCGGCAAAGTTTTTTATATTTTTTATGCTTAAAGTAGCTGTTATAATCTCTCCTTGATCAGCAATGGTCTTATCGACACTAAGAGTCAGGGTACCTTTTTCAATAGTATCAGCAGCAAATACATTCATTACAGGTATAGATGTGATAAGCAGTCCTAAAGTTATAAGCATCGTCAGTACTCTTTTTGACTTATTTCTAATGTTTTTTATTTGTTTCATTTTCATTCCCCTTTCAAAATTTAAATAATAAACAATTTAAAGACTAATTGCTAACTACACATGACAAATAGTATTTAAATACAAAAATGGCGAAGTTATAATAGATTATATGAATAAATAGAGTTTTGGGTATTTTATAATAATGTAAGTTATTTTGAATACTATTTACAACATAATTTTGCGAATATGATAAATATAGAAGAATTGATAAGCTAATTTGTAAATATGTAGAATATATATTTATAATAACTGCAAGATTTTACGGCATTTATATAATTAAAAACTAAAGCCAAGGCTTATTGTAGTGCCTTCATCCCCCCTTCTGTTAAAGTTACACTTGATACCTACTATTTTAATCTTTTAACACCCCTATTCTCTCTTGTATTTCTTATATAAAAAAACATGCAATACCTAACTATATTATAACCGACAAAATGAAATTAGTAAATTTTTATTTTGTTATATATCACAACAAATCAGTACAAATGGGTAATGGAACCACCGACTTCTTACAGAGACCACACAAAAGTCCCGCAACCTTAATCAATAGTGGCTGCGGGACTTTACTTATTTGTTTTATTTGTTTTGCACCTTTAGAAGATGCTAAAGCTTATGTTACTTCACCCATCCCTAAATCCGGGATATTTCAACCCTGTACTGAGGGTTATTAATGGGCTGCCATATCCATGACGAATCGTTTCTTCCGCCAAAACCATATGCTGATGGTAATATTGTGATTTTAAAATTACCGGATGCTTCTTTAAATACATCTGTACCAAATCTAGGCTCTTTCCCCATAAATGCTGCTGTAGCAAGCTTAGTACACCCTTCAAAGGCCCTTGAATCTACAAATGATACACCGGCAGGAATTGTTATCTCCAAAAGGGAGCTACACCTCTGGAATGCACCATAGCCTATAGTGGTAAGACTTCCTGGAAGGGATATACCTGTAAGTCTACTGCAATCTGAAAACGTGAAATCCTCTATTGCTGTTATATGGTTTGGAAGGGTTATATCAATTAAGCTTATACAGCTTGCAAATGCGTACTTTTTAATTGTCCTTACATTGTCAGGTACCATAACGCTTAATAACTTGCCGCAGCCCTGGAAGGTAGACTCTTCTATAACTGTAATACCCTGGGGTATTGTAATCGATCCTATACCGCTGCAGCCCTGGAAGGCACCCTTGCCGATCTTCGTCACTCCATTTGGTATTGCTATTTTTGTAAGTCCGCCGCAGCCTGAGAATGCATAGTCTCCTATGGCGGTCACAACTTCCGGTATCGTTAATGTTGAAAGGCCGCTGCAGCCCTGGAAGGTGAAACTTCCTATTGCCGATACCTTTGCGGGAATTGCAAGAGCCGTAAGCTTACTACAACCTGAGAATGCATAATCCCCTATGGCAATTACACTCTGAGGAATTCTTATACTTAAAATTCCATAACACCCTGAGAAAGTATAATCGTCTATTGTTGTAACACCTTCAGGTATAACCAGGCTCAGTAATGAACTGCAATCTCTAAAAGCACCCTTACCTATTTCGCATACGCTTTCCGGTATAGTTATACGGTTTATCCTGGTGCAGCTCTGGAATGCTCCTTCCCCTATACGGCTTACTCCTGCAGGAATCATGAGGCTGAACAGGTCATAGGATCCTGAGAATGCAAAATCTCCAATTCCGGTCACTTTTACTCCGCCTATTGTGTCAGGAATTATAATATTTCCACCCGAACCTATGTATTTTATGATTGTGCCTGTTTCAGTGTTGAATTCAAAGTCCTTTTCGCCAGCTACTTTAGTTGACGGAGTAGGTGTTGGCGTATTTGTCGGTGCTGAGGTTGCCGTAGGTGTAGGAGTTATATCTTCCGCACCCTTTAAAACCACCCTGTAGGATGATCTGTCGTTTATAGTCCACGTCCAAGCTACTTCATTATTATATGGCTCAGGTTTGCCAAAACCCTTTGCACCAGGCAAAACTACAATTTTAAAACCTGTTTGAAACCCTTCAAAAGCATAATCACCAAAGTAGGATGGTTGATTTCCACAAAATTCTACTGAAAGTAGTTTGCTGCAGCCTTCAAATGCTCTGGCTTCTATGGTTGTTACTTTGCCTGGAATTTTAACTGCTGCAAGTCCCGTACATCTGAAGAAAGCACCATATCCAATAATTTTCAGATTTTCGGGTAAAGTTATGTTATACAAGTTGCTACAGGTTGAAAATGCATATTCCCCTATTCTTACAACCCCTGCAGGGAACCTTAAATTATTAAGACTTATACAGCCTGCAAATGTATAATCTTCTATTGATAATAGATTTTGGGGAAGAGTTATGGAAGTCAATGACCTACATCCGTTAAAAGCGTTCTTACCGATATCGTTAACCCCGTTTGGTATTGTGATATAGGCTAAGCTGCTGCAGTTGGAGAACATCCCCTCTCCTATGCTTGTTATACCCTGTGGTATTTTTATACTATTAAGACCGCTGCAGCCTGCAAATGCACTTTTCCCAATATCAGTCACACCTTCCGGAACTGCTAAACCTGTCAAAGAGCTGCAGTCAAAAAATGCGTTGTTTCCAATACTCGTAACAGTGTATGGGATTGTTATGCCAGCAAGGGATCTGCATCCATAAAATGTATTGTCTCCTATGCTTGCGACACCAGTTGGAATTATCATGCCTTTTAATAGGCTGCAGCCTGCAAAAGCATATCTCCCTATACTAGTGGCACTTTTGGGAACAGTTATATCAGTAACATAGCCGCAACCTGAAAATGCGTAATCTCCTATAAATGCCACACCCTCAGGAATTATTACACGGCTGAGACGATTGCAGTTGTAGAATGAAGTATTGTCTATCCCCTTTACCGGCACTTCGTCTATTATGCAGGGAATCCTTACATCTCCGCCAGGCCCTATATACTTTATAATTGTTCCTGTAGCAGCATCAAACTCAAAGTCATTTTCATCTGCTAAAGGTATGTAGTTTTTACTTGGAAAAACATTAATATATTGTAGCAAAAATC
This window contains:
- a CDS encoding cohesin domain-containing protein, which codes for MKQIKNIRNKSKRVLTMLITLGLLITSIPVMNVFAADTIEKGTLTLSVDKTIADQGEIITATLSIKNIKNFAGYQANIKFDPTVLKPVIPFGADLLPYQNLTAVEPGTLLANTKFSPVDIVFHDLDIGILSFGRSYLQLPSYRNSGSIETTGSIAEIKFRVLRSIPTEIYFKNTNILPNGFLGTALFNYNAEQTTYYDIIQPGIILSGSSSTPKVITPGPTSTPVVVTVPEDINGDRAVNMADVVLIAGSFNATSTSPNYNKKCDINNDGTVNMADVVRLSLKFNYTY
- a CDS encoding leucine-rich repeat protein, whose amino-acid sequence is MINSLIKKLLIIYMAVLVVGGVSIASAVFAEGTALDLNGNAISLTEVIDFKDYNFEKRIRENIGKSYGDIVYGDVAGIKELNCSNAGITDIEGIQHFQSLEKLDLSGNGLSYITPLYRLKKLSSLKLANNDIQDFSPVKPYYDNLQEKDFRIDYMLGDLNGDQLIDASDRELLKKYIFRLENTFPLSSGYELRLADLNGDGKINSIDYAVLKRFLLQYINVFPSKNYIPLADENDFEFDAATGTIIKYIGPGGDVRIPCIIDEVPVKGIDNTSFYNCNRLSRVIIPEGVAFIGDYAFSGCGYVTDITVPKSATSIGRYAFAGCSLLKGMIIPTGVASIGDNTFYGCRSLAGITIPYTVTSIGNNAFFDCSSLTGLAVPEGVTDIGKSAFAGCSGLNSIKIPQGITSIGEGMFSNCSSLAYITIPNGVNDIGKNAFNGCRSLTSITLPQNLLSIEDYTFAGCISLNNLRFPAGVVRIGEYAFSTCSNLYNITLPENLKIIGYGAFFRCTGLAAVKIPGKVTTIEARAFEGCSKLLSVEFCGNQPSYFGDYAFEGFQTGFKIVVLPGAKGFGKPEPYNNEVAWTWTINDRSSYRVVLKGAEDITPTPTATSAPTNTPTPTPSTKVAGEKDFEFNTETGTIIKYIGSGGNIIIPDTIGGVKVTGIGDFAFSGSYDLFSLMIPAGVSRIGEGAFQSCTRINRITIPESVCEIGKGAFRDCSSLLSLVIPEGVTTIDDYTFSGCYGILSIRIPQSVIAIGDYAFSGCSKLTALAIPAKVSAIGSFTFQGCSGLSTLTIPEVVTAIGDYAFSGCGGLTKIAIPNGVTKIGKGAFQGCSGIGSITIPQGITVIEESTFQGCGKLLSVMVPDNVRTIKKYAFASCISLIDITLPNHITAIEDFTFSDCSRLTGISLPGSLTTIGYGAFQRCSSLLEITIPAGVSFVDSRAFEGCTKLATAAFMGKEPRFGTDVFKEASGNFKITILPSAYGFGGRNDSSWIWQPINNPQYRVEISRI